TTCCCTCCTATGTAACCGCTCACGAGTCCGGCGGGAATCCCCAGGATCGCGCTGATTATTATCGAGGAGAAGACGACGAATATAACAGTTCTGGAGCCGTAGACTATCCTAGACCAGACATCGTAGCCCAGGTTATCCGTTCCCATTGGGTTCACGGGGTTCGGTGGTGAAAGCGGGTTGCCCGCGGTCTCATCGTAGCGGAATGGGGCGATGTAGTCAGCCAGAAGGGCCAAAATCAAGATGAAAGAGACTATGAGCAGCCCGGAGATTAGAAACAGGTTTCTCCTCATTTCCAAGGGGATCACCTCAGTACCTTATCCTCGGGTCCACGTAGGCGTAAATCACATCCACGATCAGGCTTATCAGGCCGACGAAGAAGGCGAAAACTATGACGACGGCCTGTATGGCAGGATAATCCCTGTAGAAGACCTTCTCAACCAGGTAAGTTCCTATTCCGGGCCAGCTGAATGTTGTTTCGGTGAGCACAGCCCCTCCGAGCAGCAGGGCGAACTGAAGGCCCGTGTAGGTTATTATCGGTATCATCGCATGCCTCAGCGAGTAGCCGATTATCCTCCCCTCCCTCACTCCCCTCGCCCTGTAGGCGATGGAGAAGCCGGAGTCCAGGGCCCTGATCATGTTGTTCCTGGCGAGCCTCATGTACGGACCGCTGAGCATCACGCCGAGGGTTATGGATGGAAGTATGAGGTACCTCACTGAGTCAAAGAAAGCCATCATATCACCCTTTATGAGGGAGTCAAGCAAAACGAATCCGGTTGGACCTGAGGGGGCAACTCCAGGGGTTATCCT
The sequence above is a segment of the Candidatus Korarchaeota archaeon NZ13-K genome. Coding sequences within it:
- a CDS encoding ABC transporter permease — its product is RITPGVAPSGPTGFVLLDSLIKGDMMAFFDSVRYLILPSITLGVMLSGPYMRLARNNMIRALDSGFSIAYRARGVREGRIIGYSLRHAMIPIITYTGLQFALLLGGAVLTETTFSWPGIGTYLVEKVFYRDYPAIQAVVIVFAFFVGLISLIVDVIYAYVDPRIRY